The region AGAGTCTATGTTAGAGCGAAATGGCTTTATTGGTTTAGGTCAGCAATCAGGTGCCGCCGGCCATTTTTCGTCACTCACTGCCTTACCTCGATTTCCTGTTGCTGGAGTGTATGCTGATTTAGAAAGTTTGAAAGTGAAACTAGATAGTTTAAATATGCCCGTTTTATCGCAAAATATCAGTGATCCTGAGTTAGCAAAAGGTCATTGGAGACCTGAATTGAAAGTGACACTGGATATTAGTGATATCTATCCTCATCAAATGATGTGCTATGTACAAGGGCAAGGAGCTAAAGCGCCTCTTTGGCTTAGTGGTAATGAATTTAGCATACGTGCAGAGTTAGATCTTCCTGTCGGTAGATCTCGCTATAATTGTACTGTACCCAGTAAAAGCAAAGCAGGTTATTATTGGTTTTCACAAGCATGGGTTAGAAGTTTAGGTGACAATTTTTAGTGTTTCTTTTTCACTTTTAATAAAGAGAGGATCTTTGGTGGGATCCTATCAATATGTAACACCTCACTGCTGGCGTTAATTTCGACGGCAGCCCCTGGCATCCCCCAAACGACAGAGCTTGCTTCATCTTGCGCTAGGGTAAATGAGCCTTGGTTTTTCATATTGAGTAAACCTTTGGCGCCATCTTTACCCATTCCTGTTAGTATAATCCCTAAGGCCGCTTTTCCTACTGAGTGTGCCACACTGTCGAACAGGACATCTACAGAGGGTTTGTGGCGGTTGACAGGTTCGCTATCTAATAGTTTGGTATAAAGAGACATGCCTTTTTTTTCAACAATTAAGTGCGCATCACCAGGGGCCAAATACGCGGTACCATATTTTAACTGCTCTCCTCCTTTAGCCTCTATAACGGTCATACCGGCATTATTATTAAGACGTTTGGCAAATGAGGCACTGAATGCGGCTGGAATATGTTGAGCGATAACAATAGGTGGGAGATCAGTTGGGAGTTGGCATATCACGCGTTGAATGGCTTCGGTTCCACCTGTAGATGCGCCAATAGCGATGATTTGATTCTGTAAATATGACATTTTATCTTTAGCCTGTATAGGCTTAGGTATTGATGTATATGGTCGTATTTTACTTTTGAATGCAAAGCGAATTTTATCAATGAGCTCTTCTCGGTAGTCCATTAACTTATTGGTCAAATCTGATTTTGGCTTCAAAATAAAATCAACAGCTCCAATAGCAAGAGCCTCAAGCGTTACCGCAGCCCCTTTTTCTGTGAGCGTGGATATCATAATGACGGGCATAGGTTTTAATTTCATTAGATTTCTAAGAAACGCAATACCATCCATTTTCGGCATCTCTATGTCCAGAGTGAGTACATCGGGATGTAGCTTTTTTATTAGTTCTCTTGCTTCGTAAGGATCTTCAGCGCTGCCAACGACTTGTATATCTGCTGTATCACTGAGTAGATGAGTCAGTAATTGCCTGACCAAGGGTGAATCATCAACGATCAAGACTTTTATCATAATAGTTTCCTTTTTAGGAGCATGCTGCGATGATGACGACCAAATAGAATGTCATTCTGGTGTAAGTTCAATGAATGCATAACATCTATAGATGGTTTACCTAACCTTTGGGTTTTGTTAATTTTTGACCGCCATGCCCTAAAGGCCTATAGATGGTTTGACCTATCAGATCGAATTCTTCAGAAATATTCATTAACGTTTCAGAATGTCCGATAAATAGATAGCCATGTGGACTTAGCATTTTCCTGAATTTTGCAATAATTTTTTTCTTGGTTTCATTATCAAAATAAATCAGTACGTTTCGACAAAATATAATATCGAATGGGCCTGTCATTGGCCACTTTTCGAGTAAATTAAGCTGTTTGAAATGGATCATTTTTTGGATATTTGATCGCATCTGTATATGTTGATTGTCAGGCGTGTGGCTGACATACTTTTCAGTATAACGGTCAGGCAAATTAGTGACTGAGTCACATGAATAGGTGCCGGCAGCGGCTTTTTGCAGTACATTGGTGTCTAAATCAGTCGCTAAAATTTTAAGATCCGATTTTGTTGACGGAAAATGCTTTTCCAGTGTCATGGCGATGCTATAAGGCTCCTCTCCTGTAGAGCATGCTGATGACCAGATCCTAAGTCGATTTTTATTTTCTTTTTTCCATTGAGGGACGATAACCTGTTCAAGATAGCTAAAATGGTGCTCCTCCCTAAAAAATGCTGTTAAGTTCGTTGTCAGGGCATTAATGAAATTCATGCGTTCATCAGGCGTATTAGAAACGTATGAGCAATACTGAGCAAAATTTGTTAACTTCAGTTGGCGTAGCCGGCGACTAAGCCTTGAGTACACCATGTGCTTTTTTCTTTCTGGCAGCACAATGCCAGTGTTTTCGTAGGCAAGACTTCGAATAAATTCGAAATCTGCCTGCGTCATAGAAAACTCCTTTTCGTCTATGATTTCCAATTGACTCTCCTAAAATTCATTCCATTCTTCGTCACTAATGTTTAATGTTCCGTGAGAGTCACCAGAGACTAAAGCTAAGGGGGCGGAAGAGAGTCCTGAACTAGCTTGCTCTTTGGCTTGAAAGAAGCTCAGTTGACTCTTCATATTCCTTGCTTGTTCAGCCATCGCATCACCTGCTGCTGACACTTGCTCTACTAGCGCAGCATTTTGTTGGGTCATTTCATCCATCTGAGATATTGCCTTGTTTACTTCCTGTATTCCAGCTGATTGCTGGTCAGATGCGATGCTTATTTGGCTTATCATATCGGCAACTTTAGTGACTGCTTGTACTATATCTTGAAGTGTTTCTCCTGATTGATTCACCAGTTGAGTGCCATCAGTGACCTTGCCCACACTGTCGCGTATCAGTTCTTTAATCTCTTTAGCAGCTCCAGCACTACGTTGGGCAAGATTACGAACCTCTCCTGCAACAACGGCGAAGCCTCGTCCCTGTTCCCCAGCTCTTGCAGCTTCTACTGCAGCATTAAGTGCGAGTAAATTAGTTTGGAATGCGATTTCGTCGATGACTCCAATGATATCCGAGATACGTTTACTGGAATCGTTAATGGCTTCCATTGCTGTCACGGCTTGATCAACGACTTTACCACCATGTTCAGCTTTAGTGTTTGCCTCTTGCGCTAATCCATTGGCTAACGTGGCATTTTGGGCACTTTGGGTCACAGTGGCTGTCATCTCCTCCATGCTTGATGCTGTCTCCTCAAGTGAAGCTGCTTGTTCTTCTGTTCGTTGACTGAGATCTGAGTTACCCTGAGCTATTTCTTCAGCACCTGATGTCACTGTATTGGCAGATTCGTTGATGCCACCAATGACTTCAGTTAATCGTGATGCCGTTGCGTTCGCATCTGTTTGTAGTTTTTTGAATTGACCTTCATATTCTCCGTTTATTTGGCGGGTTAAATCGCCCTTAGCCAGTCCGTCAAACATATTGACCACATCAGAAATTACATCGTCAGCTATGCCCACTAAGCGGTTTAATCCGTTCGATAAATTAAGGAAAAATCCTTCTTTACCTTCAGTCGTAATGCGATGGCTAAGATCGCCTGCAGAAGCCGATGAAATAATGGTATCAATTTCTTGTTCAATGGCGACCTCTGC is a window of Shewanella sp. VB17 DNA encoding:
- a CDS encoding chemotaxis response regulator protein-glutamate methylesterase, which translates into the protein MIKVLIVDDSPLVRQLLTHLLSDTADIQVVGSAEDPYEARELIKKLHPDVLTLDIEMPKMDGIAFLRNLMKLKPMPVIMISTLTEKGAAVTLEALAIGAVDFILKPKSDLTNKLMDYREELIDKIRFAFKSKIRPYTSIPKPIQAKDKMSYLQNQIIAIGASTGGTEAIQRVICQLPTDLPPIVIAQHIPAAFSASFAKRLNNNAGMTVIEAKGGEQLKYGTAYLAPGDAHLIVEKKGMSLYTKLLDSEPVNRHKPSVDVLFDSVAHSVGKAALGIILTGMGKDGAKGLLNMKNQGSFTLAQDEASSVVWGMPGAAVEINASSEVLHIDRIPPKILSLLKVKKKH
- a CDS encoding protein-glutamate O-methyltransferase CheR, with amino-acid sequence MTQADFEFIRSLAYENTGIVLPERKKHMVYSRLSRRLRQLKLTNFAQYCSYVSNTPDERMNFINALTTNLTAFFREEHHFSYLEQVIVPQWKKENKNRLRIWSSACSTGEEPYSIAMTLEKHFPSTKSDLKILATDLDTNVLQKAAAGTYSCDSVTNLPDRYTEKYVSHTPDNQHIQMRSNIQKMIHFKQLNLLEKWPMTGPFDIIFCRNVLIYFDNETKKKIIAKFRKMLSPHGYLFIGHSETLMNISEEFDLIGQTIYRPLGHGGQKLTKPKG